A genomic window from Plutella xylostella chromosome 23, ilPluXylo3.1, whole genome shotgun sequence includes:
- the LOC105398183 gene encoding uncharacterized protein LOC105398183 → MGNLPSERISPGFAFINTGVDYMGPVYILNRKGRGAQTVKAYVCIFVCMATRAVNLELVGDLSTEAYLLALKRHISRYSKPNTIFSDNGRNFVGLMNDFTKFLGKCSSEIIDYATSQNIKFSFIPPFSPNFGGLWEAGVKSCKYHLRRVIGNSHLTYEEFNTVLAQIQAVLNSRPLSPLSSDPHDYYPLSPAHFLVGRPLTAPLCEDVSNTACNRLTRYRRVEQIRQHFWSRWSKEYISEMQTRTKWKSRLDDLKPDTLVLIKDDQLPPLKWHLGRIITTVPGRDGISRVADIRTEKGVIRRACSKICPLWEEDD, encoded by the coding sequence ATGGGTAACCTCCCTTCTGAACGCATCAGCCCTGGGTTCGCCTTCATCAATACGGGTGTAGATTACATGGGTCCCGTGTACATTTTAAATAGAAAAGGTAGAGGCGCTCAAACCGTTAAAGCTTATGTTTGCATTTTTGTTTGCATGGCAACTCGCGCAGTAAACCTGGAGTTGGTAGGGGACCTATCAACTGAGGCCTATCTTCTCGCCCTTAAGAGACACATCTCACGCTATTCAAAGCCAAATACAATCTTCAGCGATAATGGTAGAAATTTTGTAGGCCTGATGAACGACTTCACTAAGTTCCTAGGTAAATGTTCCTCGGAAATAATAGATTACGCCACAAGTCAAAACATTAAATTCAGCTTCATTCCGCCTTTTAGCCCAAATTTTGGTGGATTGTGGGAAGCCGGGGTAAAATCATGTAAATATCATTTGAGACGTGTGATAGGTAATTCACATTTAACATACGAAGAGTTCAATACGGTATTGGCACAAATCCAAGCCGTCCTGAATTCCCGTCCTCTAAGTCCTCTGTCCTCAGATCCACACGACTACTATCCTCTTAGTCCAGCTCATTTCTTGGTTGGCCGTCCACTCACTGCTCCGCTCTGCGAGGACGTCAGCAACACTGCCTGCAACCGCCTCACACGCTATCGCCGAGTGGAACAGATCCGTCAGCATTTCTGGTCCAGGTGGTCCAAGGAATACATATCCGAGATGCAGACCAGAACGAAGTGGAAATCAAGACTCGATGACCTGAAGCCAGACACGCTCGTGCTCATCAAGGACGACCAGCTGCCTCCGCTAAAGTGGCACCTGGGTCGCATCATCACCACTGTTCCAGGGAGAGATGGGATCTCCAGAGTAGCAGACATCCGCACTGAGAAGGGTGTCATTCGCCGTGCCTGCTCCAAAATCTGTCCTCTCTGGGAAGAAGATGACTGA